The following are from one region of the Synechococcus sp. CBW1108 genome:
- a CDS encoding DUF6671 family protein, whose protein sequence is MGLEQTGLRLGLASEASFGPHPAVPLLALGQELLLFVDLDRGLHVLEQRLDLRTNYAQKLLEPDEDPSTWLKQVGFPSHAVIALPADASPGRSDSHKDLNSTAALAEALAACRRADSRGQVWLEAGMRADRNPTRMRSIRRVGVALARRLATPCPSCMAPGWGLLDIRPGLPCGSCGTATELTAAEIWGCVACGHQVERPRRDGRSGADPSDCLWCNP, encoded by the coding sequence ATGGGTCTCGAGCAGACCGGCTTGCGGCTCGGCCTGGCCAGCGAGGCCAGCTTTGGCCCCCACCCAGCGGTGCCGCTGCTGGCGCTGGGTCAGGAGTTACTCCTGTTTGTAGACCTGGATCGGGGCCTGCATGTGCTGGAGCAGCGCCTCGATTTGCGCACCAACTATGCCCAGAAGCTGTTGGAGCCGGATGAGGATCCCTCGACCTGGTTGAAGCAGGTGGGCTTCCCCTCCCATGCCGTGATCGCCCTGCCTGCCGATGCATCCCCTGGCCGCTCGGATTCGCATAAGGATCTCAATAGCACTGCTGCTCTGGCGGAGGCCCTGGCGGCCTGTCGCCGCGCCGACTCTCGCGGTCAGGTTTGGCTGGAAGCCGGCATGCGTGCCGACCGCAATCCAACCCGTATGCGCTCGATTCGGCGCGTGGGAGTGGCCTTAGCGCGACGTCTTGCCACGCCCTGTCCCAGCTGCATGGCTCCAGGATGGGGCTTGCTGGACATCAGGCCTGGTCTCCCCTGTGGCTCGTGCGGCACGGCCACAGAGCTGACCGCTGCAGAGATCTGGGGCTGCGTTGCCTGCGGCCATCAGGTGGAGCGACCCCGCCGTGATGGACGCTCCGGGGCAGATCCGAGTGACTGCCTGTGGTGCAACCCCTGA